One Acidobacteriaceae bacterium genomic region harbors:
- a CDS encoding radical SAM protein: MTAQRRLIAASRRLRELKSIGSALADTAHPYMAHIVPMRRCNLACTYCNEFDDFSKPVDIDEMRRRIGELGRLGTSVITISGGEPLLHPELDDVIRAIRDTGAIAGMITNGYLLMPDRIHRLNKAGLDHMQISIDNVMPDEVSKKSLKVLDAKLRMLAEHADFHVNINSVVGGGIEHPEDALTVSKRALELGFSSTIGIIHDGTGQLKPLGARERKVWDEVRRLTRRSYSRFNHFQEAIANGQPNDWRCRAGSRYLYVCENGLVHYCSQQRGYPATPIADYTTEDVKREFLTEKSCAPNCTISCVHQVSYIDHWRAPQHESTTPGAGASDLVQIQ, from the coding sequence ATGACCGCGCAGCGGCGGCTCATCGCTGCGTCGCGCCGCCTGCGCGAGCTCAAGTCCATCGGCTCTGCTCTGGCCGACACCGCGCATCCCTACATGGCGCACATCGTGCCCATGCGCCGCTGCAATCTGGCCTGCACCTACTGCAACGAATTCGACGATTTCTCGAAGCCGGTCGACATCGACGAGATGCGCCGCCGCATCGGCGAGCTCGGCCGCCTCGGCACCTCCGTCATCACCATCTCCGGCGGCGAGCCACTGCTGCACCCCGAGCTCGACGACGTCATCCGCGCCATTCGCGACACCGGCGCCATCGCCGGCATGATCACCAACGGCTATCTGCTGATGCCTGACCGCATCCATCGGCTCAACAAAGCCGGCCTCGATCACATGCAGATCTCCATCGACAACGTCATGCCCGACGAGGTCTCGAAGAAGTCCCTCAAAGTGCTCGACGCGAAGCTGCGCATGCTCGCCGAACACGCCGACTTCCACGTGAACATCAACTCCGTCGTCGGCGGCGGCATCGAGCACCCCGAGGACGCACTCACCGTCTCAAAGCGCGCTCTCGAACTCGGCTTCAGCTCCACCATCGGCATCATTCACGACGGCACCGGCCAACTGAAGCCCCTCGGCGCACGCGAGCGCAAAGTCTGGGACGAAGTCCGCCGGCTCACCCGCCGCAGCTACTCGCGCTTCAACCACTTTCAGGAAGCCATCGCCAACGGCCAGCCGAACGACTGGCGCTGCCGTGCAGGCTCGCGCTACCTCTACGTTTGCGAAAACGGCTTGGTGCACTATTGCAGCCAGCAGCGCGGCTATCCCGCGACCCCCATCGCCGACTACACCACCGAGGACGTCAAGCGCGAGTTCCTCACCGAAAAAAGCTGCGCTCCCAACTGCACCATCTCCTGCGTGCACCAGGTCAGCTACATCGACCACTGGCGCGCCCCGCAGCACGAGAGCACAACGCCCGGCGCCGGCGCTTCAGACCTCGTCCAGATTCAATAG
- a CDS encoding thioredoxin domain-containing protein, giving the protein MRSFGLRRLLAIAMFGSFVSAGFAAAQISMPPNEVSHFIDTSMLKPPAGVKLAVIEWEDLECPACAHAFPFVHAAVNQYHIPLVEYDFLIPGHIWSHQAALYSRYMKDKISPQLAEDYRRQVFAAQYRIASQDDLLNFTKQFMSQHGKQLPFVVDPTGQLEREVETEVDLGKKLGLVETPTIVIVTPHRWIQVKDVSQLDAAIDMAKQWVAEPTAASARRPSATTHHQ; this is encoded by the coding sequence GTGCGTTCTTTCGGTCTTCGCCGCCTCCTCGCCATTGCAATGTTTGGCTCGTTCGTCTCGGCTGGTTTCGCCGCGGCGCAGATTTCGATGCCGCCCAACGAGGTGAGCCATTTCATCGACACCTCGATGCTGAAGCCGCCCGCCGGCGTGAAGCTTGCCGTCATCGAGTGGGAAGACCTGGAGTGCCCGGCTTGCGCGCACGCGTTTCCGTTTGTGCACGCCGCGGTGAACCAGTACCACATTCCGCTGGTGGAGTATGACTTCCTGATTCCGGGTCACATCTGGAGCCACCAGGCGGCGCTGTATTCGCGCTACATGAAAGACAAGATTTCGCCGCAATTGGCGGAGGACTATCGCCGGCAGGTGTTCGCGGCGCAGTACCGCATCGCGTCGCAGGACGACCTCCTCAACTTCACGAAGCAGTTCATGAGCCAGCATGGGAAGCAGCTGCCGTTTGTCGTGGATCCGACGGGGCAGTTGGAGCGCGAGGTGGAAACTGAGGTCGATCTCGGCAAAAAGCTGGGGCTGGTGGAGACGCCGACGATCGTGATCGTTACGCCGCATCGCTGGATCCAGGTGAAGGATGTTTCGCAGCTGGATGCGGCGATCGATATGGCGAAGCAGTGGGTGGCAGAGCCGACGGCGGCTTCGGCGCGTCGGCCTTCTGCGACGACGCATCATCAGTAA
- the fabF gene encoding beta-ketoacyl-ACP synthase II, with product MMEQRRVVVTGLGALCGVGNTAAEVWEGLMAGRSGMAEITAFDLTGHSVRFAAEVKNFDPHQFVEKKEARKMGRFIHFAMAASDEAMKHSGLQVTPEIADNVGVHIGSGIGGFDVIEREHTNLMNGGPRRISPFFIPASIVNLAAGHVSIRYGARGPNEATATACTTSAHSIGDAFRIIQRGDADAMIAGGAEGAITPMGVGGFAAMKALSTRNDDPTHASRPFDKDRDGFVVGEGAGILILEELEFAQRRGANILAEIIGYGMSADAFHMTGMAPEGEGCFRSMKHALKVAGIAPDKIDYVNAHATSTPLGDALESKALENVFGERALNHTLLVSSTKSMTGHLLGGAGGLEAVITILAMQKQIAPPTMNLENVDPQCRLNYVPNKAQPAKIDYALSNSFGFGGTNGSLVFKRWGVD from the coding sequence ATGATGGAGCAGCGACGCGTTGTCGTCACCGGCCTCGGCGCCTTGTGCGGGGTCGGGAACACCGCCGCCGAGGTGTGGGAAGGCCTGATGGCCGGCCGCAGTGGCATGGCCGAGATCACCGCCTTTGACCTCACCGGGCATTCTGTCCGGTTTGCGGCCGAGGTCAAAAACTTTGACCCCCACCAGTTCGTGGAGAAGAAAGAGGCCCGCAAGATGGGCCGCTTCATCCACTTTGCGATGGCAGCCTCGGACGAAGCCATGAAGCACTCCGGCCTCCAGGTCACGCCGGAGATCGCCGACAACGTCGGCGTGCACATCGGCTCCGGCATCGGCGGCTTCGATGTCATCGAGCGCGAGCACACCAACCTGATGAACGGCGGCCCGCGTCGCATCTCGCCGTTCTTCATCCCGGCCTCGATCGTCAACCTCGCGGCCGGCCACGTCTCCATCCGGTACGGCGCCCGCGGACCCAACGAGGCCACCGCAACCGCCTGCACCACCTCCGCGCACTCCATCGGCGACGCCTTCCGCATCATCCAGCGCGGCGACGCCGACGCCATGATCGCCGGCGGTGCCGAAGGTGCCATCACCCCCATGGGCGTCGGCGGATTCGCGGCCATGAAGGCGCTCTCCACCCGCAATGACGACCCCACCCACGCATCCCGCCCCTTCGACAAGGACCGCGACGGCTTCGTCGTCGGCGAAGGCGCCGGCATCCTCATCCTTGAAGAGCTCGAGTTCGCCCAGCGCCGCGGAGCCAACATCCTCGCCGAAATCATCGGCTACGGCATGTCCGCCGACGCCTTCCACATGACCGGCATGGCCCCTGAGGGCGAAGGCTGCTTCCGCTCCATGAAGCACGCCCTCAAGGTGGCCGGCATCGCGCCCGACAAGATCGACTACGTCAACGCCCACGCCACCTCGACACCGCTCGGCGACGCCCTCGAGTCCAAGGCCCTCGAAAACGTCTTCGGCGAGCGCGCCCTGAACCACACGCTCCTCGTCAGTTCCACCAAGTCCATGACCGGCCACCTGCTCGGCGGCGCCGGCGGCCTTGAAGCCGTCATCACCATCCTCGCGATGCAAAAGCAGATCGCCCCGCCGACTATGAACCTCGAGAACGTCGACCCTCAGTGCCGGCTCAACTACGTCCCCAACAAGGCTCAGCCCGCCAAAATCGACTACGCCCTCTCCAACAGCTTCGGCTTCGGCGGCACCAACGGCTCCCTCGTCTTCAAACGCTGGGGCGTCGACTAG
- a CDS encoding HAD family phosphatase — MAEVKTSTERLPIPDRAFGAYLFDLDGTIADSMPVHLITWQQAVREHGGEFPEELFWAWGGIPLPRTVEMLNERFGYHMSPPEVVHRKEQLYLEMIDRVRPIASVAAHITEQHGKIPMAVVSGSPCLTITRTLEALHLDKCFDAVVGAEDYTHGKPDPEPFLTAARMLNVAPADCLVFEDADLGIKAAEAAGMTWVRVPVHPLAVSV, encoded by the coding sequence ATGGCTGAAGTGAAGACATCGACCGAGCGTCTGCCGATTCCTGATCGTGCGTTTGGCGCTTATTTGTTTGATCTGGATGGAACGATTGCGGACTCGATGCCCGTGCACCTGATCACGTGGCAGCAGGCGGTGCGCGAGCACGGCGGCGAATTTCCGGAAGAACTTTTCTGGGCGTGGGGCGGGATTCCGCTGCCGCGCACGGTGGAGATGCTGAACGAGCGTTTTGGCTATCACATGTCTCCGCCGGAGGTCGTGCACCGCAAGGAGCAGCTGTACCTGGAGATGATCGACAGGGTGCGGCCGATTGCGTCCGTGGCGGCGCACATCACGGAGCAGCACGGGAAGATTCCGATGGCTGTTGTGTCGGGCTCGCCGTGCCTGACGATTACGCGCACGCTGGAGGCGCTGCACCTGGACAAGTGCTTCGACGCCGTGGTGGGCGCGGAGGACTACACGCATGGCAAGCCCGATCCTGAGCCGTTCCTCACGGCGGCGCGCATGCTGAATGTCGCGCCGGCAGATTGCCTTGTCTTCGAGGATGCGGATTTGGGGATCAAGGCGGCGGAGGCCGCGGGAATGACGTGGGTGCGTGTGCCGGTGCATCCGCTCGCGGTGAGTGTGTAG
- a CDS encoding phosphoribosylanthranilate isomerase, whose amino-acid sequence MAFFTIHYSLFTSLMFIKICANTNLQDAQLAAELGADAVGFVFAPSRRRMIASQVAEITPHLPGSVLTVGVFATTDADEIIRAVREAGLQAAQLHSELNPELIAKLNEAFEGHVQLIQTVPFNVYSGDNAGFSATLARTLTTPGLRAVLVDAARRGQSGGLGMAFDWELAAQEIRLACNTAAAASGADLPPLIVAGGLHSRNVASAIEVLKPWGVDVASGVELSPGRKDPLRLRQFISAARGSAGWTEPWTPLTPKGGKKPAKT is encoded by the coding sequence TTGGCTTTCTTCACTATTCACTACTCACTCTTCACTTCCCTTATGTTCATCAAGATCTGCGCCAACACGAACCTGCAGGACGCTCAACTCGCCGCCGAGTTGGGCGCCGATGCGGTCGGCTTCGTCTTCGCGCCCAGCCGCCGGCGCATGATTGCCTCTCAGGTCGCCGAAATCACGCCGCATCTTCCTGGCAGCGTGCTCACCGTTGGCGTCTTCGCGACAACGGACGCCGACGAGATCATCCGCGCCGTCCGTGAGGCCGGCCTGCAGGCCGCGCAACTCCACAGCGAACTGAACCCCGAGCTCATCGCCAAACTGAACGAGGCCTTCGAGGGCCACGTGCAGTTGATCCAGACAGTTCCCTTCAACGTCTATTCGGGCGACAACGCCGGATTCTCTGCGACGCTCGCGCGCACGCTCACGACGCCGGGTCTTCGGGCCGTGCTCGTCGATGCCGCGCGCCGAGGCCAATCCGGTGGTCTCGGCATGGCGTTCGATTGGGAGCTTGCCGCGCAGGAGATTCGCCTCGCCTGCAACACCGCGGCGGCCGCTTCCGGTGCGGATCTGCCGCCGTTGATCGTCGCGGGCGGCTTGCACTCCCGCAACGTCGCCTCCGCGATTGAGGTGCTGAAGCCCTGGGGCGTGGATGTCGCCAGCGGTGTCGAACTTTCACCGGGCCGTAAAGATCCGCTCAGGCTGCGGCAATTTATCTCCGCCGCGCGGGGCTCCGCCGGGTGGACTGAGCCATGGACACCCCTGACGCCGAAAGGCGGCAAGAAACCGGCAAAAACCTAA
- a CDS encoding MerR family transcriptional regulator, which produces MGTHQPIRKTVAPEIPDKLYFRIGDVARLCEVPAYVLRFWETEFPQLKPNKGGTGQRLYRKRDVEMALRIKSLLYDQGYTIPGARQVFKNEIKPREAVTPFEPVPIAASTPALVPVEAPAIGPNTEKAPIEARLRALRKEMQQLLALLGSPAANTEAPAMRPKPLRPRLVTDSRPKPESKLAPKREPRIVEPVEPVERRQRDLFPIE; this is translated from the coding sequence ATGGGAACCCATCAGCCAATTCGCAAGACCGTAGCGCCTGAGATCCCCGACAAGCTCTACTTCCGGATCGGCGATGTCGCGCGGCTGTGCGAAGTCCCCGCGTATGTACTGCGCTTCTGGGAGACGGAGTTCCCGCAGCTCAAGCCCAATAAAGGCGGCACGGGCCAACGGCTGTATCGCAAGCGCGACGTCGAGATGGCCCTGCGCATCAAGAGCCTCCTCTACGACCAGGGTTACACGATTCCAGGCGCGCGGCAGGTCTTCAAGAATGAAATAAAGCCGCGCGAAGCGGTGACGCCGTTTGAGCCTGTTCCCATCGCTGCCTCAACTCCCGCGCTGGTTCCCGTGGAAGCCCCGGCAATCGGCCCAAACACTGAAAAGGCCCCCATCGAGGCGCGCCTGCGGGCGCTCCGCAAAGAGATGCAGCAGCTTCTTGCATTGCTGGGCTCGCCCGCGGCAAACACCGAAGCTCCCGCGATGCGGCCCAAGCCTTTGCGTCCGCGGCTTGTGACAGACTCCCGGCCGAAGCCCGAATCCAAGCTGGCTCCAAAGCGCGAACCCAGAATCGTTGAGCCCGTTGAGCCCGTGGAGCGCCGCCAACGTGACCTGTTCCCCATTGAATGA
- a CDS encoding acyl carrier protein — MAAVDEKVKQIIVEQLQVDEAEVTPGASFQEDLGADSLDVVELVMQFEEAFDIQIPDEDAEKIKTVKDATDYIEKHQKEK, encoded by the coding sequence ATGGCAGCAGTTGATGAGAAGGTGAAACAAATTATTGTCGAGCAGCTTCAGGTGGACGAGGCTGAAGTGACCCCCGGCGCCAGCTTTCAGGAAGACCTGGGCGCCGATTCGCTCGACGTGGTCGAACTGGTAATGCAGTTCGAAGAGGCCTTCGACATCCAGATTCCGGATGAGGACGCGGAAAAGATCAAGACCGTCAAGGACGCCACGGACTACATCGAAAAGCACCAGAAAGAAAAGTAA
- the iscX gene encoding Fe-S cluster assembly protein IscX — MPREIEWSDTLEIAIQLQERFPEVDPFTVRFTDMHKWITELPGFVGDPQKSNEGLLEAIQMRWHEEYEDAKEG; from the coding sequence ATGCCGCGTGAGATTGAATGGAGCGACACACTCGAGATTGCGATTCAACTGCAGGAGCGATTCCCCGAAGTGGATCCGTTCACGGTGCGGTTTACGGACATGCACAAATGGATCACGGAGTTGCCTGGCTTTGTAGGAGATCCTCAAAAATCGAATGAAGGCTTGCTGGAAGCCATTCAAATGCGATGGCATGAAGAGTATGAGGACGCGAAAGAGGGATGA
- the rmuC gene encoding DNA recombination protein RmuC — protein MTLALLAVELLLLIAILFVVLRRRQAGSEPAIEDPRLAALASELPTHFARLETRLATLDEHLRSSLAQVRTDTSSEAQAGREAAERSAAALRTEVLGNVNALGEALRSGLDSFRQDNTRASETLRQSVEAQLGGLTQRFMGFATDMAQQHGDNRDALDRSLADLRATQASEQEKLRESVQQRLELLRDSNEKKLEEMRNVVDEKLQKTLHSRLTESFGQVTDQLAKVHTGLGEMNTLSAGVSDLNRMFSNVKSRGGFAEVQLGNLLEQVLASGQYVKNARVKENTQEVVEYAVKFPGPAGDDVLLPIDAKFPREDWERLESAYELGDQAAIEQARRAFDSAIRTEGKRICSKYINEPVTTPYAIMFLPTEGLYAEVLRRDGLQAELHQQCRVMVAGPSNLYALLTSFKLGFSMLNLQKKGNEVWNVLSRAQKEFKTFEGLMDSMEKQVGTVQNTIQKLGVRTRAINRTLRDVGTEADGSLPGHAAALHGVLPLLAAEDDE, from the coding sequence ATGACGCTCGCATTGCTCGCCGTCGAACTGCTGCTCCTGATCGCCATCCTCTTCGTCGTGCTGCGCCGCCGGCAGGCAGGCAGCGAGCCGGCAATCGAAGACCCGCGGCTGGCAGCGCTCGCCTCCGAGCTGCCCACGCACTTCGCCCGGCTTGAGACACGGCTCGCGACGCTCGACGAACACCTCCGCAGCAGCCTCGCACAGGTCCGCACCGACACATCCTCCGAGGCACAGGCAGGCCGCGAAGCCGCCGAACGCTCCGCCGCCGCGCTCCGCACCGAAGTCCTCGGAAACGTGAACGCACTCGGCGAGGCACTGCGCAGCGGCCTCGACAGCTTCCGCCAGGACAACACCCGCGCCTCCGAAACCCTTCGCCAGTCCGTCGAGGCGCAACTCGGCGGCCTGACCCAGCGCTTCATGGGCTTCGCCACCGACATGGCGCAGCAGCACGGTGACAACCGTGATGCCCTCGACAGAAGCCTGGCAGATCTAAGAGCGACCCAGGCCAGTGAGCAGGAGAAATTGCGCGAGAGCGTGCAGCAGCGACTCGAACTTCTGCGCGACTCGAACGAAAAGAAGCTCGAAGAGATGCGCAATGTCGTCGACGAGAAGCTGCAGAAAACATTGCATTCCCGCCTCACGGAAAGCTTCGGCCAGGTGACCGACCAGCTCGCCAAGGTCCACACTGGTCTGGGCGAGATGAACACGCTCTCCGCCGGGGTTAGCGACCTGAACCGCATGTTCTCCAACGTAAAATCGCGCGGCGGCTTTGCCGAAGTGCAGCTCGGCAATCTGCTCGAGCAGGTCCTCGCTTCGGGCCAGTACGTCAAGAACGCGCGAGTGAAGGAAAACACGCAGGAGGTCGTCGAGTATGCCGTCAAGTTCCCCGGCCCGGCTGGCGACGACGTTCTCCTGCCCATCGACGCGAAGTTCCCGCGCGAGGATTGGGAGCGGCTCGAGAGCGCCTACGAGCTAGGCGACCAGGCCGCCATCGAGCAGGCACGCCGCGCGTTTGACTCCGCCATCCGAACCGAAGGCAAGCGCATCTGCTCGAAGTACATCAACGAACCCGTCACGACGCCCTACGCCATCATGTTCCTTCCCACCGAAGGCCTCTACGCCGAGGTGCTTCGCCGCGACGGCTTGCAGGCCGAGCTGCACCAGCAATGCCGTGTTATGGTCGCCGGCCCCTCGAACCTCTACGCGCTGCTCACCAGCTTCAAGCTCGGCTTCAGCATGCTGAACCTGCAGAAGAAGGGCAACGAGGTCTGGAACGTCCTCTCACGCGCGCAGAAGGAGTTCAAGACCTTCGAAGGCCTGATGGACTCCATGGAAAAACAGGTTGGCACAGTTCAGAACACCATCCAGAAGCTGGGCGTGCGGACGCGTGCTATCAACCGCACGCTGCGCGATGTCGGCACCGAGGCAGACGGATCGCTTCCTGGCCACGCCGCAGCACTGCACGGTGTCCTGCCCTTGCTGGCAGCCGAAGACGATGAATAA
- a CDS encoding lipid II flippase MurJ, whose product MQPPTPPTEISSSASLPAETPPRRHSRLNLFRSSHGHTVGSAAMLLMLSSLLSGVLALIRIKYVNYLFGAGPAQDAYRAAFKLPDLLSYFLTGGAVAISLITVLNRYLVSDDEEGADRALSVVMTTMLLVLCAGVLLGEVIAPYYVWFANKGFRHDELRSALCTSMTRIILPAQLFFFIGSCMSARLQVRKIFIYQAGVPLIYNGGIILGALFLHKQIGIYSLAVGVLAGVIVGALLLNTLGAVRTGFRYRPVIGFRDPAFVEWFKLTLPLMIGVSLVMFDGYFLNYFGSLREGGITLIGNAKDLFNAPFNVIGPAAGAASLPFFASLYQQGRAHDFSHSVSRSVSRLFAVGMLVSAWMIALAPWLLDLFRGGKFHRTDAAETTRLFIILSVTLAIWAVQGIYARSFYAASDTRTPAITGTVITVLSVPMYWSLFRALGLEGLALASDLGILVQTATLAWLLHHKRLVNFQHLEFRELGRSLAAAILALLAAGGLVRVMPRVSTHAGDLLIIAIGTAVWALLCFAVLRLTGSRLPDQILRRKAQTV is encoded by the coding sequence TTGCAACCACCTACTCCCCCGACTGAAATCTCATCTTCTGCGTCGCTTCCTGCCGAGACGCCGCCGCGTCGCCACTCGCGTCTGAATCTGTTTCGCAGCTCGCACGGTCACACCGTCGGTTCAGCAGCCATGCTGCTGATGTTGAGCTCGCTCCTATCCGGCGTGCTCGCGCTCATCAGAATCAAATACGTCAACTATCTGTTTGGCGCCGGCCCTGCGCAGGATGCCTATCGCGCGGCATTCAAGTTGCCGGACCTGCTCTCCTATTTCCTTACCGGCGGAGCCGTCGCGATTTCACTCATCACCGTGCTCAACCGCTATCTCGTCAGCGACGACGAAGAGGGGGCTGACCGTGCGCTCTCCGTCGTGATGACCACGATGCTTCTCGTGCTCTGCGCCGGCGTGCTGCTCGGAGAGGTGATCGCACCTTACTACGTGTGGTTCGCCAACAAAGGCTTTCGCCACGACGAATTACGCTCAGCCCTCTGCACCTCGATGACCCGCATCATTCTGCCCGCGCAGTTGTTCTTTTTCATCGGCAGCTGTATGAGCGCGCGCCTGCAGGTGCGAAAGATCTTCATCTACCAGGCCGGAGTTCCGCTGATCTACAACGGCGGCATCATCCTGGGCGCCCTGTTCCTTCACAAGCAGATCGGTATCTACTCGCTTGCGGTGGGCGTGCTGGCCGGTGTCATCGTTGGCGCTCTCCTGCTGAACACCCTTGGCGCCGTACGCACCGGCTTCCGGTATCGCCCCGTCATCGGCTTCAGGGACCCCGCGTTTGTCGAATGGTTCAAGCTGACACTTCCTCTCATGATCGGCGTCTCGCTGGTTATGTTTGACGGCTACTTCCTCAACTACTTCGGTTCCCTGCGCGAAGGCGGCATCACCCTCATCGGCAACGCGAAGGACCTCTTCAACGCGCCCTTCAATGTCATCGGCCCCGCGGCCGGCGCAGCATCGCTTCCGTTCTTCGCCTCGCTCTATCAGCAGGGACGCGCTCACGATTTCTCGCATTCAGTCAGCCGTTCGGTGTCGCGACTCTTCGCGGTGGGCATGCTCGTTTCGGCATGGATGATCGCGCTGGCGCCCTGGCTGCTCGATCTCTTCCGCGGCGGAAAATTCCATCGCACCGACGCTGCGGAGACGACACGGCTGTTCATCATCCTCTCCGTCACCCTTGCCATCTGGGCCGTGCAGGGAATCTATGCGCGCTCGTTTTACGCCGCCAGCGACACGCGCACGCCTGCAATTACCGGCACCGTCATTACCGTGCTCTCAGTGCCGATGTACTGGAGCCTCTTTCGCGCGCTCGGTCTGGAAGGCCTTGCGCTCGCCTCCGATCTTGGCATCCTCGTGCAGACCGCAACCCTCGCCTGGCTCCTGCACCACAAACGGCTGGTGAATTTTCAGCATCTCGAGTTTCGCGAGTTGGGCCGGTCTCTCGCGGCTGCCATCCTTGCTCTTCTCGCCGCCGGTGGCCTTGTCCGCGTCATGCCGCGAGTGTCCACGCACGCTGGCGATCTCCTCATCATTGCGATAGGGACTGCGGTGTGGGCGCTGCTCTGCTTCGCCGTCCTTCGCCTCACCGGCTCCCGCCTGCCTGACCAGATACTCCGCCGCAAAGCGCAAACCGTTTGA
- a CDS encoding DUF72 domain-containing protein: MKTSLVRIGISGWRYAGWRGVFYPPKLPQRRELEFAATKFPSVEINGTFYSLQKPGYFRDWSAATPDDFVFAVKGSRYLTHMLKLRNAEQPLANFFASGLLELGKKLGPILWQFPPQLRFEAGRFRDFFDLLPRTHGAAAVLARGHDERLEGRASVEVTAGVKKGTPIRHAIEIRDESFACEEFVKLLREHDVALVVADTVEWPLLFDVTADFVYVRLHGSEELYASGYEDAALDEWADRVVAWATVGTAQGRRACETEAEACARDVYVYFDNDAKVRAPFDAMGLQKKVAERLKSLEDGGPHP; this comes from the coding sequence ATGAAAACGAGTCTGGTGAGGATCGGGATTTCGGGCTGGCGGTATGCGGGATGGCGCGGCGTGTTTTATCCGCCGAAGCTGCCGCAGCGGCGCGAGTTGGAGTTTGCAGCGACGAAGTTTCCAAGTGTGGAGATCAACGGGACGTTTTATTCGCTGCAAAAACCTGGGTATTTTCGCGACTGGAGCGCGGCGACGCCGGATGATTTTGTGTTCGCGGTAAAAGGGTCGCGCTACCTGACCCACATGCTGAAGCTGCGCAATGCCGAGCAGCCGCTGGCGAATTTCTTTGCGAGCGGATTGCTGGAACTGGGGAAGAAGCTGGGGCCGATTTTGTGGCAGTTTCCGCCGCAGTTACGGTTTGAGGCTGGGCGGTTCAGAGATTTTTTTGATTTGCTGCCAAGGACGCATGGAGCGGCGGCCGTGCTGGCGCGCGGACATGACGAGCGGCTGGAGGGTCGGGCGAGCGTGGAGGTGACTGCGGGGGTGAAAAAGGGCACGCCGATTCGTCATGCGATTGAGATTCGGGATGAGAGCTTTGCGTGTGAGGAGTTTGTAAAGCTGCTGCGCGAGCATGATGTGGCGCTGGTGGTCGCGGATACGGTGGAGTGGCCGCTGCTGTTTGATGTGACGGCGGATTTTGTTTATGTACGGCTGCACGGGTCGGAGGAGCTGTACGCCAGCGGGTACGAGGACGCGGCGCTGGATGAGTGGGCGGATCGGGTGGTAGCGTGGGCGACGGTTGGCACGGCGCAGGGACGCAGGGCGTGCGAGACAGAGGCGGAGGCGTGTGCGCGGGATGTTTATGTGTACTTCGACAATGATGCGAAGGTACGGGCGCCGTTTGATGCGATGGGATTGCAGAAGAAGGTGGCGGAGCGACTCAAGTCCCTGGAGGACGGTGGACCCCACCCATGA
- the trpC gene encoding indole-3-glycerol phosphate synthase TrpC, producing MEEMSLAAARTMYLPEILTHTREVVAERKAATDMRAMERAAAEHQPRGFARALRSKAQTSPAIIAELKKASPSKGLIRAEFDPAALAKEMEQAGAAVLSVLTDEKFFQGSLENLRLASAAASIPCLRKDFMVDPFQIVEARANNADAILLIVAALTDSELRTLRDEALRYELDVLCEVHDAEELDRALALDCECVGVNSRDLRTFEVSLDRACELAARLPQSAVRVAESGIHTREDMQRLRAAGYEAFLIGESLMRQPRPGEALKKLVNSE from the coding sequence ATGGAAGAGATGAGTCTCGCCGCCGCACGCACGATGTATTTGCCGGAGATCCTGACGCATACGCGCGAAGTTGTCGCCGAGCGTAAGGCCGCGACGGACATGCGCGCCATGGAGCGTGCCGCAGCCGAGCATCAGCCGCGCGGGTTCGCACGTGCGCTGCGTTCCAAGGCGCAGACCAGTCCTGCCATCATCGCGGAGCTAAAGAAAGCGTCACCGTCGAAAGGCCTGATTCGTGCCGAGTTCGACCCCGCTGCACTAGCGAAAGAGATGGAACAGGCCGGAGCCGCAGTCCTCTCGGTGTTGACCGACGAAAAGTTCTTCCAGGGATCGCTCGAGAATCTGCGCCTTGCCTCGGCAGCCGCGTCGATCCCATGCCTGCGCAAGGACTTCATGGTCGATCCATTCCAGATCGTGGAAGCCCGCGCAAACAACGCCGACGCGATTCTCCTGATCGTTGCCGCGCTCACAGACTCCGAGCTGCGCACGCTGCGCGATGAAGCCCTCCGTTACGAACTGGACGTCCTCTGCGAGGTTCACGATGCCGAAGAGCTCGACCGCGCGCTTGCGCTCGACTGCGAATGCGTCGGCGTCAACAGCCGCGATCTGCGCACCTTTGAGGTCTCACTCGATCGCGCGTGCGAGCTCGCCGCCCGACTCCCACAATCCGCAGTGCGTGTGGCGGAGAGCGGCATCCACACACGCGAGGACATGCAGCGCCTCCGCGCCGCCGGCTACGAAGCCTTCCTCATCGGCGAATCCCTCATGCGCCAGCCGCGACCCGGAGAAGCGCTGAAGAAATTAGTGAATAGTGAATAA